In the Parasteatoda tepidariorum isolate YZ-2023 chromosome 3, CAS_Ptep_4.0, whole genome shotgun sequence genome, one interval contains:
- the LOC122268551 gene encoding opsin-1-like produces MFQNSTEIYQECLHCEDNSYRRSLYFNIFGSILSAIIALVAVIGNGAVTLVSFWDQNLRSQTGNILIVYLAVTDIFTALFIIFPSSIAVAADYWPLGSVFCRMTTCFNCMFLCSSSFNISLVSLDRVIAVLFPLKYDTWISVSVLINVLICLFLVTGISGLVCGVPGWSLYKYTEGTCAIDYINDFRVAYLYTYGFSMCYVLPAILVAICYIKIIIAAKKSAKVNPRIFCKRNEENIAISQASHTNKTVKSMIVVVCVYYFCYTPYCIANETKVLTGKDMPPWLNYMSTILVYVSSAVNPFIYGILRKDFRNAFRKLPRMIRDKILYFRI; encoded by the coding sequence atgtttcaaaattcgaCGGAAATCTACCAGGAGTGCTTACACTGTGAAGATAACTCTTATCGtcgaagtttatattttaacatcttTGGAAGCATCTTATCAGCAATAATCGCATTGGTTGCGGTTATAGGCAATGGAGCAGTTACTCTTGTTTCTTTTTGGGATCAAAACCTACGCAGTCAAACTGGAAACATTCTAATCGTTTACTTGGCAGTCACTGATATCTTCACTGCTTTGTTCATAATATTCCCCTCCTCTATTGCGGTAGCCGCTGATTACTGGCCATTGGGCTCTGTTTTCTGCAGAATGACAACGTGCTTCAACTGCATGTTCTTATGTTCATCTTCATTTAACATTTCCCTTGTCAGCTTAGACAGAGTAATAGCTGTCTTATTTCCACTAAAGTACGACACTTGGATTTCTGTCAGTGTCTTGATAAATGTCCTTATTTGCCTTTTCTTGGTTACTGGAATCAGTGGTTTAGTTTGTGGAGTACCCGGCTGGTCTTTATACAAGTACACTGAAGGTACTTGTGCAATAGATTACATCAATGATTTTAGAGTGGCCTATCTATATACTTATGGGTTTTCTATGTGTTATGTGCTTCCAGCTATTTTAGTTGccatttgttacattaaaatcataatagCGGCAAAAAAATCAGCTAAAGTAAATCCACGAATTTTCTGCAAacgaaatgaagaaaatatagcTATAAGTCAGGCCTCACACACTAACAAAACTGTGAAGAGTATGATAGTtgttgtgtgtgtgtattaCTTTTGTTACACTCCTTATTGTATTGCGAATGAAACTAAGGTATTAACAGGTAAAGATATGCCACCTTGGCTAAACTATATGTCAACAATACTAGTTTATGTGTCTTCTGCTGTTAATCCCTTCATCTACGGTATTTTGAGAAAAGATTTCCGTAATGCTTTTAGGAAACTTCCCAGAATGATcagagataaaattttgtattttaggatttaa